From the Cyanobium sp. M30B3 genome, the window AGGCGTGTCGGCCTGTCTGATTGACACCTGTGTGGGCTCCCTGGCTCTGGTGCCGCGCCACCCAGCAGAGCTTTCCGAGCCTGCGCTCCTTGCCCACACTGCTGAACACCTACAAAACTCATCAGAGGGATAGAGCCAAATCAAGCCCAAGCGAAAAGTCAACATCTGGCTCGAACCGGCATCAAGCCTCGGTCCGGTCGTCTCGATCAGGTTTCTTTTCTGTTCCAGGGCACGCAGTGCCCTGGGCCCAACAGATCAGGGCCGTGTCCCGTCAGAAGAAACCACCGATGCATGGGGCCAGCTCGCCTGCCAGGCCTTGAACTGCCGCAGCCAGTTCTCGTTGAGGGTGTCGGACTGGCGACGAAGTGGGGCAGGCGGAACGGCATGATCGGCAAGGCCTAGATGATCGTATAAGGCGCGGATCGTTGCCTCGTAAGCATCGGAAAGATCCTCATAGTGGATGGTGAAGGGCTGGATGCCAAGTGCTTGAAAATGGTTGTCCCAACCTTCATCCCACTTTCGTGCCATGGCGAGGTAGTGCGCGATCTGCTCGGGCCGAAACGTGGGGATCGATCGTGCCGAGCCTGCGCTGGTCCACTGACCGGTCTGTGCGGCCCTGCTCCATGACACCGCTTGACGTTCGTGATCGAGGCGCCGGATCCGTAGCCAGGTGATGGGAGCACCCCAGTAATTGAAATCGAGCCCCCGTGCCAGCAGCACGCCTGCATAGTCGCCCCACATCACCTTCAGACTGAGCACCCCCTGAGCGCCCGTCTCTCGCCGGCCGATCCGATCGAGCATCTTCACAATCTCTTCCGTGGAGTAGGCGCTGCGAGGCATGGCCTGACCGGGCGAGCGTGCCTCCAGGATCTGACGGAGCGATGGTCTCGCTTGCAGCATCTCCAGATTCGACAATCGGCGCAGAGCTTCTTCATGAAACAGTTCATGGGCTCTTCTTCCCATCGCACCCGTCCGGGCGAGCGCGGCGGCCAGCAGAGTGCTGCCGGTGCGGCAGCTGGCAGCGAGGACAACAACGCGGCTGGGCCAGCGATCAGCGGCGACGGACAACGGCACCAATGGGACCCACCAGCCAGAGAAAATGATTCAACCTCACGGGCCAGCTGGGTGCACTCCGCATCAGCCACCAGGCCATGGATGCCCGAGATATCACCGCGGCAGCTCCCTTCAGGCGCAGCCGATCCGCGTGCACCTTGGTGAGCGACAGGCAGCCGGCCCAGGCCTCTGCCGCGAGCCGGGTGGAGCGCCGATCGATGGGAACCCCGTCGATCAGATCGGGAGACAGGTGGGCGGCGGTGGCCAGGGCTAGGCGCAGGTTGGACTGGCGGCATGCCAGATCCCGCACCCGCTGCAGGCCGCAGCATTCGCTCAGCTCGATGATGTCCACCAGATGGCGCAGGGTTGGCCAGGCCTCCTTGCGGCCATGCTGGGCCAGGTGCTCCAGGGCCTGCAGGGGCGCCAGGGTCCGCACCCCCTGCCCCACTGCGGGCAGAGCGACCGACTGGCTCAGGGCCTGTTCGAAGGAAAAGGAGAACTCCCGGCCCACATGGCCTAGGCGCCAGTGCAGATCGACGTCGGAGTGTCTGGGGTGGGTGAGGGTGAGCTCGTAGCTGAAGCGCACCAGGATTCCCCAGCGCCAGCCATCCCCCTGCTGCGGCAGGGTCCGGTGCTGCTCACTGCGCCGCCAACCGGCTCTGGCCAGGGCCGATTCCGCGGCACCCAGATCCGAGGCGCGTACCCAGACATCGACATCGCCGCGGCCTCGGGTGGCGGGTTGCCGGTGGCTCAGGGCCGGCAGGCACACCCCCTTGACCACGAGATGGTCCACCCCGGCCACGCTCAGTGCCTGGGCCGCCGTAACAGTGCCCACGATGTTGGCCAGCCCCAGGAGGTGCTCCTGCCGCCGCAGGGCCTGAAGCTTCGCCACGGCATCCGGCGGCAGGCCTAGCGGATCAGCCCAGGGGGTCAGCAGCGGAATCACGCGGTGACGCGCGATCGCCTCGATCAGGTCGTCGGTGCTGGCGGCGCTGGGAGGCGGCAGCGTCAACGGCGCCAGCGCAGACCCCGGATGGCGTTGCTGCAACACCCGGCTGACGGCCGTCGCCACCCAGCGGCTCGCGGCCAACGGAACGGCAGCCCGGGCGGTGCTCATCGCTCCAGCTGGGCGAGCAAGGCCGCCGGAGCGGGGTCGTCCACCAGCTCGCCGGAGCCGATCAGACGGGTGCGGAAAGCCTGCGGGAGTCTTCTGTGGCGAGACCTGGCCTGAAGTCTGGCCGCCACGCCTTCCGTATCGCTCACGCGCAGCAGCTGCATGACGTCGGCCACCCACTGGGGGGAGAGGCGCTGGCAGGGCCGTGCGCTTTCCAGGATCAGCTGCAGCAGCAGATCGCCAGGGTGCTGCAGCTGCCTGACCGTGCCCGCGACCGCCAAGGGCTGAGCCCCCTGCCAGGCCATCGAGTCGGCCACGGCCCAGGGAGCCCCCAGGCAGAGTCGCAGCGGCTTCGCCGCGGCTGCGTCATCCGGCCCGGTGAAGCTCCAGTTGTCGCCCGCGGGCAGCAGCCGCCACCGCAGCCACCGGCGCACCCCCACCATGCGGGGCCGCCAGCCCAGCAGGGTCAGGGCTTGCGCCGCCTCGCTCCGATGCCGTGGTCCGACGGCCATGGTCAGCGTCTGAATGGGCCGGGACCCTACGTCGCCGCTCAGACCGACCAGGGCAGCCTCCCCCACCAGCAGGAGCGGAATCCGGCGCTGAGCGAGCGCCTCGACCGCAGGACGGATGCTGTCCCACAGGGCTTGATTGCGCACCCAGGTCCGCCGATACAGCCCCCTGACCCGGCCGGACACGCTGTCGTCCCTGGGAATCACGCCATCCCGGCGCACGAGCAGCGGCAGCAGCCGCTGCGAAGCGCTGTCGATCGCATCGAAATCCACCCGATGGCGCCATTCCTGCCAGGCGTCTTTTGCCACGGTGGGCGTCCCGAAGGCGGCACGCAGCAGCAGCCGATGTTCAGGTGCCAGCGGAGCGAGCGGATCAGCCCTGATCAAGGGAGGCGCGGGCCTGTCGGCGCCGGTGATGGGCACGCACCACGGCCAGGAGATCGGTGTTCCCCGCATGCGTGGCCCGCAGGCTGATGTTGGACGTGTGAACCCGACGGCGTGCGACAAGCTCAGGGAGCGTGGCCAGGCGCAGACCCTCGTGACGGGAGCGTGAAATCCAGTCGATGTTCGATTTTGTTCTGCGGGAGGCATCGAGGGGCCCCACCCGATCGAAGGCCTGTCGCCGCACCATCAGTGCTTGAAGCAGCTCCACCGGTCGGGGACCGAGCACGAGGCGGTAGCGGCGAGCCACCTCGGGGCCGAGTTCCGGGCTCACGAACTGCTCGACCAGGCCGAACACCCCATCCAACTCGGGATGGGCCTCCAGATACTCCCGCCGGCAGGCCAGCGAGGAGGGGGTGCAGAGATCGTCGTGATCAAGAAAGGTCAGCAGCGTGCCTGTGCAAGCGGCGATGCCCCGGTTGATGGCGGCATATGAGCCGGCGTTCTCCTGCCGCACCACCCGCAGAGCCGGACCGTAGGCAGCCAGGATCTCTGGGGTGCGATCGGTCGAGCCATCGTCGACAACGACGATCTCCTCAGCCGGACGGCTCTGGGCCAGCAGCGAATCGAGGGCTTCGCGGATGTACCGCTCCCCGTTCCACACGGCCATGATCACGCTCAGGCGCTCGCCCTGCAGGCCTGTCGTCATGGCACCACCCCCTGCGCGAGGTCCTGCACCGCCGCCAGCACGCCGTCAGGGTGCGTACCGAGCCGCAGGCGATGGCAGGGGAGCTCGCTCACCAGGCGGCGCAGGCCAGCCAAAGTGTTTCCTCCCCCTTCCTGCAGGGACCCCTCGACCAGGGAGCGCAGCGCCTGCCGGGAGGAGACGCGCTCCACGACCGTGCGCTCCTGCCCGCTGATCTCCAGCAAGGCCACCGCCCTCAGGGGTGCGCTGGGGATCAGGCCGGCAGCCGGGTCGAGCAC encodes:
- a CDS encoding nucleotidyltransferase family protein codes for the protein MSTARAAVPLAASRWVATAVSRVLQQRHPGSALAPLTLPPPSAASTDDLIEAIARHRVIPLLTPWADPLGLPPDAVAKLQALRRQEHLLGLANIVGTVTAAQALSVAGVDHLVVKGVCLPALSHRQPATRGRGDVDVWVRASDLGAAESALARAGWRRSEQHRTLPQQGDGWRWGILVRFSYELTLTHPRHSDVDLHWRLGHVGREFSFSFEQALSQSVALPAVGQGVRTLAPLQALEHLAQHGRKEAWPTLRHLVDIIELSECCGLQRVRDLACRQSNLRLALATAAHLSPDLIDGVPIDRRSTRLAAEAWAGCLSLTKVHADRLRLKGAAAVISRASMAWWLMRSAPSWPVRLNHFLWLVGPIGAVVRRR
- a CDS encoding nucleotidyltransferase family protein, which gives rise to MIRADPLAPLAPEHRLLLRAAFGTPTVAKDAWQEWRHRVDFDAIDSASQRLLPLLVRRDGVIPRDDSVSGRVRGLYRRTWVRNQALWDSIRPAVEALAQRRIPLLLVGEAALVGLSGDVGSRPIQTLTMAVGPRHRSEAAQALTLLGWRPRMVGVRRWLRWRLLPAGDNWSFTGPDDAAAAKPLRLCLGAPWAVADSMAWQGAQPLAVAGTVRQLQHPGDLLLQLILESARPCQRLSPQWVADVMQLLRVSDTEGVAARLQARSRHRRLPQAFRTRLIGSGELVDDPAPAALLAQLER
- a CDS encoding glycosyltransferase family 2 protein, which gives rise to MTTGLQGERLSVIMAVWNGERYIREALDSLLAQSRPAEEIVVVDDGSTDRTPEILAAYGPALRVVRQENAGSYAAINRGIAACTGTLLTFLDHDDLCTPSSLACRREYLEAHPELDGVFGLVEQFVSPELGPEVARRYRLVLGPRPVELLQALMVRRQAFDRVGPLDASRRTKSNIDWISRSRHEGLRLATLPELVARRRVHTSNISLRATHAGNTDLLAVVRAHHRRRQARASLDQG